The window GTTGATGATTACTTCGACATGGACCTGAGCTATTCCTATAAAATGCACCCTGGTCTTGGGATGATAGTCAGGCTGGAAAACATTGTAGGTAGCCGGCTTGAGCACTGGGAGCATTACCGCGAGGCGCCTTTCACCGTTTCAGCAGGATTACGGGTGTTCTGGTAAACTGGTTTTACATGATTTAAGTGTTTGATTCATTGCGCCTCAAATTGTAACGCTCCGGAAACAATTTGAGGCGCAATGCCTATATTAACGCCACCTTTGATTCTTCAAAGACTTGTACATATCTTATTTCACGACCGAGATAGTTTCTACAGAGACATAAATTTGGTACCGTTCTTGCATCTCTCTGTGCTTCTCCCTAATGGCGCTTATACCCCGGAAGTCTTATGACTACGACTACTTTAGACCAACTAAAAGAGACGCTTGCTGATGTTGTCCGTGAAGCGCTGGCTAATGGACAAGATGTGCAGCTCCCGGGTTTGGGTACACTCCGCGTAGTACACAAACCAAGCGAAATGATAGAAGATGATAACGGTCAAATCGTTATGCGCCCCCCACGAGATGAAGTAGTTTTCGAACCCGAAAACGCTTGATTCTCCCGCTCCCTTCTCTTCTCCATTATTAGCTGAACATAATTACCAGGCATGCCAATGCTCCTCATCGAACAACTCGCAAAGCAACTTGACTTGCCAACGGACGATGTAAACAACGCGCTTGCAGAGCTCGTTGACAAAATTAAATCTGACCTGGACAACAACCAGCCGGCAATACTTCCCGGTGTTGGTACGTTTGAACAAGGCGAAGACGCCCTTGCCTTTGAACCTACCGAAACGCTGGCAATGGCCGTTAACAACCGTTATGCGGCCCTCGATTCAGAAATGATTCAACTCGGGTTCGAAGAGCCTGAGTTCTCGCTTTCTGACAACTTACAGGAAGGGAACGACCAAGAGGTAGACCAGTCTCTTATCGATCAGATAATTGCTGACGACATGAGCGCCAAGGGTCTATTTACTGATAATGACGATTCCAATCCTCAACCAAACCCCATCGAAGGCTTAGATCCATTTGAAGGCGATCTGCTCGAACCAGCTTTAGAAAATCAAAATTCACCCACGCCCGACGCTACCACGCCCGAAACTGAGGTGGAACCCGCATCCATGAAAGAAGAAGATCCAAATTCAAAAAATCCATCGAACAACGATCCCCTCGGATCGGACACAGAATGGAGTCCTTTCTTTGAAGAACTTGAAGGCGAAGAATTCGATATCGACAATACGATCGACTTGAGCGCTGAGGATTGGCAAGCAGACGTTCCTGCACCGCCCCCCTCGCCATTTGCCTCATCTTCTGATTCATCCAATACCAATGCGGATGACTTGTATTTTGATGTAGATGCAGACCCGGATGATACGCTTTTTGCGCCGGCCGGCAGCATAGACGTCGAAAACCCAAGCAACGAAGACATGTCCTGGGCCACCGCCCCATTGGACGATGTAACCGACTTTTTTGAAGACGATCCTTCCATGAGTTCGTCTTTTGGTGAAGAAACTGATGTCCTTTCAGCAATGTCTGCTGAAGACGAGTTTTTCTCCCCCGTCAGTGGCTCTGCTAACGTAACCCCGGACGACACGCTTTTTGCCCCTTCCGAGTCCATTTACTCTGAAGATGCTTCTACCGAAGCTGACGACACCATCTTCCTCGCGCCTGACCAGACGGTCCAGGCCGGTGCACAGGCTGAACAGCCCGATGCATATGCGCCGCAAGCTGAAGCCCAGACGCAGCCTGATGCAGCGCCGGCACCGCCGCCGCGTTCTCGCAATCCTTATGCATACCGCGAAGATCGCAGAAAAAAGTCTGCATCTTCTTTCCCTTGGATTGCTTTCCTGATTGGCACCCTACTCGTAGGCGGTATTGGCACAGCTATCTGGCAGGACTGGATTCCGCTACCATTTGGTAACTCGGATGCACCGGCAACAACTGCTGTTGCAACGCCTCCTCCGGTGGAAACGCCACCAGAATCAACACCGGCAAACGTAGATCCACAACCGCAGCCAGCTACTGCGGGTGGCGAAGTGAGCACCGAAAATACACCACCAACACAAGCGGCTACACCGCCGCCGGCACCTGTTGCTCAGCGTATTCCTATCGACCGCGCACGCGGCGGATGGACCGTTGTTGTTACCTCGAAAGAGCAACGTATTGAAGCTGCACGAATAATGGATAATTTTGTAGAATTATTTAGCAGTTCTCAGGTACCAGTTGATATATTACCTACCAACGATTTTGATAACACGCGGTATCGTGTAGGTATTGGTCAGTTTTCTTCTCGGGATGCAGCAAGCACCTTCATGAGTAGAAGCAGAACCAGCCTTCCAGAAGATGCTTGGATTTTGAGGATTGAATAGTCTTAGTATGACCAAACTTGCTGTTGCTCTGCTGCACCTGAATGTAGCGCGCCCCCAGGATATTTCAGCGTTTCCTGCCCAGGACTCATTACTTACCAACGCTCCCGCCGAAGTTGGTACCCCCCTGATCGAGATTATTCTCCAGGGCGGCTGGGTCATGATTCCGCTCGGATTGCTTTCTGTGCTGGCGATATACCTGTTTATTGAGCGCCTTGCTACGTTACGTGCTGCGCAGTCCGACCCATACCAGCTTACCGACCGCATCCGCAGATATATCCAGGTCAGCGACGTACGCGGCGCCATTGGTTTCTGTGATGCGCAAGACAATCCTATTTCTCGCATCCTCAAGCGTGGCCTCGAGCGCCTTGGCCGGCCCATTTCTGAAATTCAGGATGCCGTGCAAGCCGCCGGCAAACACGAAGCTTTTGAACTGGAAAAACGAACGGACATGCTCGCCAGTATTGCGAGTATTGCACCCATGCTTGGTTTCCTCGGTACCGTAATTGGTATGATCGAGGCCTTCCAGGAAATCCAGAACCTGCAAGGTAATGTAAACCCAAGCGTACTCGCCGGTGGTATCTGGGAAGCATTGATTACCACCGCAACCGGTTTGTTGGTCGGGATTGTAGCTATTTTCTTCTACAACTTTCTCATCAACCGCATAAACCGCCATGTGAATAACATGGAGCGGTCTGCAACCGACTTTATCGACCTCCTTCAGGAGCCCGTTCCGTCACGCGCTGAAGAACGCGCGTATTAATCCAGCCCGCCCAACGCGATGTCTTTTCAATTTTCGTCTTCGAAAAAGCCATTAAACGTGTTTAGCGCAGCTGGTCTGACTGACATTGTTCTGCTGCTGCTGATCTTTTTCTTGCTTACCTCTAGCTTTATCCCGCAATTTGGGATCAAGGTAAACCTGCCCAATGCTGACGCCTCTGCGCCGGCCGACCCAAACTACGTTACCGTAGTCATCACCGATGATGGGCGGTATTTTGTAGAGCAGGACCAGGTAAGCGAAGAAGCGCTCCTCGACGCCATTATAGCCGCAAGAGGGCAACGCAACGCCCTGTTGCTTCGTGCTGATGAAGCGGCAACCATCAACCAGTTTGCTGCTGTAGGCAATGTAGCAAAGGCGCTGAACCTATCCTTCTCCATGGCCACCGAACGCGGCCGGCGTTAACCTGCGCACGGCCTTTCCCGTAAGGCGCTTCCCCTTTCTCAACTCCTCTTTCTCCCTGCATGCACCTGCATCGCTGAGGCGTTGAATGTATTGGATTTGATTTCTATACTGACACCTGTGCAAGCGCACAGTTTTGTGTGTCTTGGTCTATTGCGTCATCAACTTTCCTCTACGCCGGCATGCCTCGCGTATCCCCCGCCCTGCTCTACCGCGCCTGTTATGGCAAATATGCCATTGCAGCCGTAAATGTTTTTTGCATGGAGCAGATCCTCGGCTTGTTTGAAGCAGCGCATCGTGCCAGGGCCCCGTTTATTGTAGCCATCACCCCTTATGCACGCGACTATGCCTCCCCCGTCATGTTCGAACACATGATCCGGGCGGCCGCAGCCCAATATCCTGATGCCATTTTCGCCACACACCTCGACCATGGCAACGACGCCCATTGCGTTGACGCCATTGCATCCGGGTGGTATACTTCGGTCATGATTGATGCCTCACACGATGCATTTGAGCAGAACGTTGCGCGCACGGCCAAAGTGGTCGAACTTGCCCATCAAAAGGACCTTGTTGTAGAAGCAGAGCTGGGCGTATTAAGCGGCGTAGAAGACGACCTCGTTGTTGCCGCCGGCGATGCCAGTTACACGAACCCAGACCAGTGCGCTGATTTTGTAACGCAAACAGGCTGCGATAGCCTCGCCATAGCAGTAGGCACAAGCCACGGTGCTTATAAGTTCTCAGGCGATCAAGGCTTGCAGTTTCATATTCTGGAAGCCATCCAGCAACGCCTGCCCGGCTTTCCACTTGTCCTACATGGTGGCTCCAACGTCGACGTAGACGAAGTAGATCGGATCAACAACGCCGGCGGCACACTCAAAGCCGGCGCAAAAGGGGTTGCCCCTGATGAAATCAGACGGGCAATCCCCTACGGGATATGCAAAGTAAACGTTGCTACAGACACGCGTATTCTGTGGACACGCGTCCACAGAGAGTATTTTCGGGACCAGCCTGAAAACATTGACCTCGTGGTACCCGGAAAAATGTACATCGAAGCATACGCAGATTTGATAGAACAAAAGTTTGCGTTATTTGGCGCCCGAGACAAAGCACCGGAGCTACAGCAAATGTTGTTGGCCTCCAGGTAATTTCTTTCACCCCTTTAGCTCATACCAAGTTTATGGTCCAGACGCTACAAAACTACATTTCGGGCAACTGGCGCAAAAGTCAGAGCACCGACCTGATTGATGTAGAAAATCCGGCTACGCAAGACAAACTCGCGTACGTACCCGTAGGTCAGCCTACGGATGTAGCAACTGTTGTTGAGGCAGCAAAAAAAGCATACCCCGAGTGGAGAAATACGCCGGCCAATGAGCGCGTGCAGTACCTCTTCAAACTCAAGCAGTTGCTCGAGGAAAACGTGCGCGACATAGCCAAAACCATCACCATCGAATCGGGCAAAACCTTAAAGGAGTCGATGGGTGAGATGCGCCGCGCCATTGAAAACGTCGAGGTCGCGTGTGGCATCCCGTTGATGCTGCAAAGCGAATTCTCCGAAGACATTGCCCGGGGTATCGACGAGTACATGATTCGGCAACCACTCGGCGTATGCGCGGCCATTTGCCCCTTCAACTTTCCGGGCATGATTACCTTCTGGTTTTTGCCCTATGCCATTGCATGCGGCAACACCTTTATCGTGAAACCGTCGGAGAAAGTGCCGCTCACCATGGCCAAGATCTTCGAATTGATCGATCAGACGGGTATCCCTCCCGGTGTTGTAAACATGGTACACGGCACAAAGGACGTCGTTAATGGCATCCTGGAGCATCCGGACGTGAAAGCCATCAGCTTTGTTGGCTCAACGCCCGTAGCACGTCACATCTACCAAAAAGCAGCAGCCCATGGCAAACGCGTGCAGGCGCAGGGTGGTGCCAAAAACCCCATCCTCGTGCTGCCCGATGCAGACCTGGATACCACAACCAAAATTGTGACCGACAGCGTCTATGGCTGCGCCGGCCAGCGGTGCCTTGCTGCCTCCATTGTAGTTACCGTGGGTGAGCACAAACCGTTTACCGAGCAGTTGATCGACGCCACGCGCGATCGCGTTACCGGATTTGGACTCGACGATGGCGTAGAGATGGGCCCCGTGATCACCCCCCAAAGCAAATCCAGGATTGAACAGCTGATTGAAGAGGGTATCTCAGAAGGCGCCAACGCTGTGCTTGATGGCCGGCAGAGTGCCATCAAAGGATACGAACGGGGCAATTTTGTAGAGCCCACCATTCTCGAAAACGTACCGATGAATGGCAAGATCATCCAAACAGAAATTTTTGGCCCGGTGATGAGTCTCATCCATGTTGACACCATCGAAGAGGCTATACATTTTGTAAACAGCGGCCGGTATGGCAACATGGCCTGCCTTTTTACCAGCAGTGGCGCCAATGCGCGCAAATTCAGACACGAAGCTGAAGCCGGTAACATCGGCATCAACATCGGCGTCGCCGCGCCTATGGCACAATTCCCTTTTTCAGGCTGGAAAGAAAGCTTTTTTGGAGACCTGCACGGACAAAGCCGGCATGCAGTCGAGTTTTTCACCCAGACCAAAGTTGTTGTCGAACGCTGGCTCAAGGACTGGAACCGCAAGTTCTAGCGCCCCTCCCACTTTTATAATGCAGCTATGATTCAGATTGCAAATGCTCCTTGCTCGTGGGGCGTAATCGAAAACCTGGTAGGCGACCGGTTTGGTTACAAAAACGTGCTTACAGAAATGCAAGAGGCGGGGTACGCCGGCACCGAGTTGGGTGACTGGGGATTTATGCCCACTGATCCTGCAAAACTGGCGACAGAACTCAAGCACCATGCCTTGCAGTTGCTCGGCTCATGGGTGAGCGTACGGCTTTACGATGCCAGCTACCACGATGCCGGCATTGCGCAGGCTGTAAAAACCGCCCGGCTCATGGCAGAGGTCGGTGGCCCCGACTGTTTTGTAATTATAGGCGACGACCACAGCACCATCCCCGATCGGTCCAATTTTTCCGGCCGGATAACACAAGCGCACTGGCTCAACGAAGCCGGCTGGGAGGTGTATACAACGGGAGCGATGCGGGTAGCTGAAGCGGTAAAAAAAGAAACCGGCTTGCGCTCCATCATCCACCACCACGGTGCTACCTACGTCGAGACACCAGAAGAAATCGACGAATTTATGGCGCGCACTGACCCCGACCTGGTAGGTCTTTGTTTTGACACCGGCCACTGCGCACTCGGCGGTGGAGATCCCGTTGCGGTGCTCAAAAAACACCATGACCGCATCTGGCACGTGCACTTTAAAGATTTTGACCCCGAAATTGTCGAAGAAGCCAAAGTCGCTGGCTGGGACTATCAGGGCATGATAGGCCGCGGCCTGTTCCCCGAACTCGGTCAGGGCAATGTCGATTTTGCCAGCGTCTTAGAGACCCTTCAAGACCTCAACTACAAAGACTGGATTGTGGTCGAGCAAGATGTCCTCCCCGGTATGGGCACCCCGCGAGATAGTGCTATTCGAAATCGGGCGTTTCTAAAGGCACTGAAGGTTTGACACCATACATCCCCACCGTCATCCTGAGCCTTGCGAAGGATCTGGGGAGGCTACAACCAATGCCTAACTCCCCACTCCTGTCATACCTGTGGATCCCGTATCAAGTACGGGATGACGGTGGGGGATCATGAATAACGTCCCCCAATCATCGCAATTCACCATGCAAAAAGTAAAAACAGGCATCGTTGGCCTTGGCCGACTGGGGCAGCGCTACGCAGAGAACCTGCGCTTCAAAATACCACAGTCTGAGTTGGTCGCCGCGTGCAGCATCAACCCGAAAGAGCTGCAATTTGCAAGGGAAGAACTCGGGCTTACAGCGTGCTACGATAACCTCGACGCCATGCTGGCCAACGAGCAACTAGACGCGCTATTCGTCATCAGCTCAACCGACCAGCATGCCCCCCACATGATCAAGGGGCTCGAAGCTGGCCTGCATGTATTTTGCGAAAAGCCCTTGTCGCTCGACCTGAACTCGTGCGCAGAAGTTGTCCGCATAGCGGATGCACATCCGGACCAATACGCTGTTGTAGGCTTTGCCCGCCGGTTCGACCCAAGTTATGCGTACGCTAAACGGAAAGTCGACGCCGGCGCTATTGGCACACCCTTTCTTGTAAAATCCCAAACGGTGGACGTGGACGCCACGGCTAAATTCCAGATAGAATTTGTCAAAACCAGCGGTGGACTGTTTCAGGACTACAACGTGCACGACCTCGATCTCGCGCGCTGGTTTCTGGGCAGCAACATCAAAACCGTATTTGCCACGGGCGGCGCATTCAAGCACCCGGAGTTTGCTGCTGCCGGCGATGCAGACAACGTACTCTCGACCTGCGTATTGGATAATGGCACCATGGCCACAATCCATGCATCCCGTACGGCCCAGCACGGCCACGATACGTTTACCGAGGTGGTGGGCACCGAAGGTACGCTGCGCATCGGCCGGCCGGCTTCGATGCATCTGGTAGAGATTAGCGACAAACACGGCGTCCGCAAAGAGTGCGCGCAAACGTTCTACGAGCGCTTCCAGGAGGGCTTCCTTTTGCAAACGCAGGATTTCATTGACTGCATCATCGAAGGCCGCGAACCTGAACTCAAACTGGAAGACGCCATCGAAGCCACAAAAGCCGCGATTGCGCTGACGCGTTCGTTTCGGGAGAAGAAGTTGTGCGAGGTATAGATGCTTTGTTCATCACATAAATCGTCATGAAAGTCCTTTCAGCCGACATTGTGATTATGGGATCTGGTCCCGGTGGAAGTGCGCTGGCTTATGCCTTGAAAGACGCTGGTGCAAAAGTATTGGTTGTGGAGCGCGGCGGGTATCTACCGATTGAGCCGGCAAACTGGGATGCTGAAGCCGTGTTTGGTCATGGCAGATATAAAACCAGCGAAAAGTGGTTTGATGTCGCCAACAACGCCCTGTACAGCCCGGGCAATCACTACTGGGTAGGCGGGCAAACCAAAATGTATGGCGCCAACTTGCAGCGCTTCCGTGCTGAAGACTTTGAGGATATAGAACACGTCGCCGGCATTTCGCCGGCATGGCCGATCAAGTATGCAGATCTGGAACCGTTTTATGGCGAAGCTGAAGCACTTTTTGCCGTGCGAGGTGAGGCCGGCATTGACCCCACAGAACCAGAGAGAAGTACGCCTTTCCCCTTTCCACCTATCCCCCATGAGCCAGCAGTTGCCGCGCTGGTTCATAAACTGGAGGCCAACGGATTTAAACCACATCCG is drawn from Bacteroidota bacterium and contains these coding sequences:
- a CDS encoding TIM barrel protein, with the translated sequence MIQIANAPCSWGVIENLVGDRFGYKNVLTEMQEAGYAGTELGDWGFMPTDPAKLATELKHHALQLLGSWVSVRLYDASYHDAGIAQAVKTARLMAEVGGPDCFVIIGDDHSTIPDRSNFSGRITQAHWLNEAGWEVYTTGAMRVAEAVKKETGLRSIIHHHGATYVETPEEIDEFMARTDPDLVGLCFDTGHCALGGGDPVAVLKKHHDRIWHVHFKDFDPEIVEEAKVAGWDYQGMIGRGLFPELGQGNVDFASVLETLQDLNYKDWIVVEQDVLPGMGTPRDSAIRNRAFLKALKV
- a CDS encoding class II fructose-bisphosphate aldolase, with amino-acid sequence MSWSIASSTFLYAGMPRVSPALLYRACYGKYAIAAVNVFCMEQILGLFEAAHRARAPFIVAITPYARDYASPVMFEHMIRAAAAQYPDAIFATHLDHGNDAHCVDAIASGWYTSVMIDASHDAFEQNVARTAKVVELAHQKDLVVEAELGVLSGVEDDLVVAAGDASYTNPDQCADFVTQTGCDSLAIAVGTSHGAYKFSGDQGLQFHILEAIQQRLPGFPLVLHGGSNVDVDEVDRINNAGGTLKAGAKGVAPDEIRRAIPYGICKVNVATDTRILWTRVHREYFRDQPENIDLVVPGKMYIEAYADLIEQKFALFGARDKAPELQQMLLASR
- a CDS encoding HU family DNA-binding protein, giving the protein MTTTTLDQLKETLADVVREALANGQDVQLPGLGTLRVVHKPSEMIEDDNGQIVMRPPRDEVVFEPENA
- a CDS encoding CoA-acylating methylmalonate-semialdehyde dehydrogenase, giving the protein MVQTLQNYISGNWRKSQSTDLIDVENPATQDKLAYVPVGQPTDVATVVEAAKKAYPEWRNTPANERVQYLFKLKQLLEENVRDIAKTITIESGKTLKESMGEMRRAIENVEVACGIPLMLQSEFSEDIARGIDEYMIRQPLGVCAAICPFNFPGMITFWFLPYAIACGNTFIVKPSEKVPLTMAKIFELIDQTGIPPGVVNMVHGTKDVVNGILEHPDVKAISFVGSTPVARHIYQKAAAHGKRVQAQGGAKNPILVLPDADLDTTTKIVTDSVYGCAGQRCLAASIVVTVGEHKPFTEQLIDATRDRVTGFGLDDGVEMGPVITPQSKSRIEQLIEEGISEGANAVLDGRQSAIKGYERGNFVEPTILENVPMNGKIIQTEIFGPVMSLIHVDTIEEAIHFVNSGRYGNMACLFTSSGANARKFRHEAEAGNIGINIGVAAPMAQFPFSGWKESFFGDLHGQSRHAVEFFTQTKVVVERWLKDWNRKF
- a CDS encoding Gfo/Idh/MocA family oxidoreductase, translating into MQKVKTGIVGLGRLGQRYAENLRFKIPQSELVAACSINPKELQFAREELGLTACYDNLDAMLANEQLDALFVISSTDQHAPHMIKGLEAGLHVFCEKPLSLDLNSCAEVVRIADAHPDQYAVVGFARRFDPSYAYAKRKVDAGAIGTPFLVKSQTVDVDATAKFQIEFVKTSGGLFQDYNVHDLDLARWFLGSNIKTVFATGGAFKHPEFAAAGDADNVLSTCVLDNGTMATIHASRTAQHGHDTFTEVVGTEGTLRIGRPASMHLVEISDKHGVRKECAQTFYERFQEGFLLQTQDFIDCIIEGREPELKLEDAIEATKAAIALTRSFREKKLCEV
- a CDS encoding biopolymer transporter ExbD, giving the protein MSFQFSSSKKPLNVFSAAGLTDIVLLLLIFFLLTSSFIPQFGIKVNLPNADASAPADPNYVTVVITDDGRYFVEQDQVSEEALLDAIIAARGQRNALLLRADEAATINQFAAVGNVAKALNLSFSMATERGRR
- a CDS encoding MotA/TolQ/ExbB proton channel family protein; its protein translation is MTKLAVALLHLNVARPQDISAFPAQDSLLTNAPAEVGTPLIEIILQGGWVMIPLGLLSVLAIYLFIERLATLRAAQSDPYQLTDRIRRYIQVSDVRGAIGFCDAQDNPISRILKRGLERLGRPISEIQDAVQAAGKHEAFELEKRTDMLASIASIAPMLGFLGTVIGMIEAFQEIQNLQGNVNPSVLAGGIWEALITTATGLLVGIVAIFFYNFLINRINRHVNNMERSATDFIDLLQEPVPSRAEERAY